TTCTAATTATACTACTTTTTAAAAgtaacatgtacaaaatgctgtaggaactcagctaggctggaagcatctgtggagaggaataaacagtcgacgtttcactCTGAATAGTGATGAAagatctcgacctgaaacatcatctgtttattcccctccatagatgctacctgaccagctgagttattccagcattttgtatgtactgctctggatttccagcatctgcagaatctctggtgtttattatTTTAAATGTTTGCCATAATTTCCTTAGTGGCATTTCCCCACTACCGATGTCAGATTAGATGggttataattcttaatttactCTTCCTCCATTCTTAAATACTAGGATTGCACTTGCTCTACTCCCTCTAGAACCATCCCCGGGATCTAGAAAAAATTCCAAGTTTATGTATTCTGATGAGGCATACGTAGCATCTGCACAACCCGTCACTTATAGGTAAGAAATGTCTGATGAACCAGGGCCATACAGAAACTTGTGCATACCTTCTACCATTCCTCTTCAGCTTCAATGTCCACCTGAGGAAGGAATTCAAAGTCCTGAGCAATATTCCAtcagttccttctgcattttaaTCATTCATGGAGCAGGAACTCTCCAAAGAAATCATCCCCCACACCACAatcaaagaaaatttaaataTCCTTGAACCATTTGCTCTCGATATGTGTGATCTTTTACCATGATAAAACATGTACAACACGCCTGTTTCAGGAGTCCAGTCATGGACATTGATGTCTGCTTAGTTTGAAATGTGACTTCTGATATATGTGAGCGCTCTGCGTCTTCTAGGGTTTTCTGGCCTACACAGAGTGAATGTGTAGAGGGTGTAGTGAGGGCATCCAGGTTTACacggcatagcctcagaatagaggatgtcccattagaatagagatgaggaggaatttatttagccagagggtggaattCGATGGcttggacagctgtggaggccaagccattgggtatatttaaagtggagtctgGTAGTTTCTCGATTAGtatgggcatcaaaggttatggagtgaaggcaggaaaacggggttgagagggataataaatcagctacaaTTGAATGGAGGAGAGGACTCAGTGAGTCAAATAGCCTAAGTATGTTTCTatctcttatggttttatagtctTAATTGCTGGAGGTCAGTTCTGTGCACTGGTGGCATGTTAGCAAATTAGAATCAAGATTATACTAAATCAGTAACAACCATTTCTATCTAACAGGTAGAGGCTCTTTAGGTTAAACTCATCTCACTTCAATTTACTTCTTACTTTCTTGCAAATAAGAATGTATCAGTCAACATCAATAATATATCCTTCCTTCATTGCCTCCTAGGTGATCTGAGAACATATTTAACATCCTCAGCAGATGATAATTTGTGAATGCAATTTTCTTGGCAAACAGCCAAATTTTTGCCAAAATAAAATGTCCAAATAATATGGCTGCCCTTGTGGATTTTAATTACCTGTGAGGTAGAGCAGGTATTTCTACAGAGGAAATGAGAATTTCATTACACTATCTTGTTATTGAAGAAGctgattttaaattttattttcaatggAAGAAACATTAATAATATAACTAAATGAATCTTTACCCATAGTTATATATTAATGGAGACCAATGGAAGAAATTTACTTTTTTGTAAACCATGCAGTCCTTATTTAAGATACAGATGTCATTCAAGCTATCTCCTCCGTCAGATTTTCCTTCTCAAGGTTGTTGACAACTTAATGAGATTTATTTCTACATGTCTATCACATTTAACCAACCCATGCCGCCTTGTATATTCTTAGAAAGGAAGTGGTGACAAATTAATTGACTGTAGGACAAGTGAAGATAAATGAAGGTCAGCCTGTACATACTGGAACCATATGCACACAGGTATcatgcaccaaccaagaacaagAGTTTGATCATTTATCTTAATATTCTTTGGTCTATCAAACAAAAATGTCCTGGGAGCATCACTTAAAGTCTCATACAAGCCAACTAGGTTTATGCTGTAGCTACACTGAACACTCAAAAATAAGATACCAAATAATTTATCTCCTGACATTGTAAATTCTTTACATCATCCAGATAGCACATCAGGAGTACATTGGCATACACACTAAAGTATCCCTTTTTATTTAGGTGCCTCATTACCTGATACAATAACTCTCTTCaaacttgagttatagggaaaggttgagtagtttaaaactttattccctagagcataggagaataagaggagatttgacagaggtatacaaaattatgagggtatagatagggctaatgcaaacaggcttttcccactgaggttgggagagactagaactagaggtcataggtttagggtgaaaggtgaaatatttaagatgaATGTGGCAAGAACTATAAtacttaaaagtaaatttatcctCAAGGTATacgtatgtcatcatatacaaccctgagatgaatttccttgtgggcatactcaataaatccaataatcataataaaattaatgaaagactgcaccaaaagGGCAGACAGtcagtgtgcaaaatacaacaaactctgcaaatacaaagaagaagaacagcaagtgaagttgagtgcagttgtcccctctggttcaggagcctaatggttggggagtaatagttgttcctgaacctggtggtgagagtagtaaagctcctgtaccttcttcctgatggcagtagcaaggagaaagcatgacctggatggtgagggacCCTGATGATGGGCGCTGATTTCCCCGACAACACTCAGAGCAGTTGGGGTGGAAGCCTTTATCTGGGATGGATTGGGCCTTCTGCaggatttcccattcaagggcattggtgttttcatattgggcagtgatgtagccagtcaatatactctccagaacacatctatagaagttagtcaaagttatGGATGTCATGCCAAACCTCAGGATGTACGAGGAttgctatgctttcttcataattggatttatgtgctgggcccagggcaaGCCCTTTAAAGTGAcagcaccaaggaatttaaagttgctgaccccctctgtctctgatcccctgatgagtgaggactgaagtcaataatcagctccttggtcttgctgacattgtgtaagaggttgttgtggcttcacttagccagattttcagtctccctcttatatgctgaaacaccacctttgatttggccaatgacaaaggtgtcagcagcaaactgaaatatggcaatggagctgcacttagccacacagccataagtgtaaagtgagaagagcagggggctaagcacacagcattATGGTGCACCTGCTGATGGACATTGAGGAGGTGATGTTGTTATCAATCCAAATTAACTGGGGTCAGCAActaaggaaatcgaggatccaattgcagaaggaaatattgaggccaagggcttgaagcttattgatttgttttgaggGGACAACAGTATTGAATGTTGAGTTGTGGTCGACAAatagcatcctgatgtttgcatttttgctgtccagatgttctagggttaAGTGAAGAGCAAATAGAATGGCATCTTTTGTGCTGGTGGGCAAATTAGAATGATCAAATGAAtttaactcagagggtggtgtgagtgtgaagtGAGTTGCCAGTCGAAGTGCTGGATGCAGATTCTATTATGGCaggtaagagaagtttggataagtatatggatggaGGGATATAGTTCAGGTTTGGGTcatgggactaggcaggataatagtttggcattggctagatgggccaaagggcgtgTTTCAGCGCTGTTTTCAATGACTCTAAACATAAATAAGCCCATCCCTGGGCTGAAATAAAATTACATTTAGTGacagtaagcgttcagcacggaccagaagggccgagatggcctttttcagtgctgtaattgttatatggttatagcacACCGAATAGTTACTACGTATCATTAAGATTTCCTCAACTGAGCTTCCCAAACCTGCAAACTCTAAAAGAAAAAAGACAATAATAATTGCATAAAATATAAACGCCAGCCGGTTTGTCTCCAATTTGTACATTAACCTGACTTGGAAATACGTTAGCACTTTTTCACTTTCACTGGGTGAAGATCCTAGAAGCAGCAATCTAACGCAGAGGGACTGGAGCAACTCGATAAGGTTACTTATCACAAGGGAAATCTGAGGTGGGTTGTAAATGCAGTTTTGTCAGTGATATCTACCATCTATCTATATATGTAAAGGAAGTCTTCCTCAGCAGTGCAGTTTTGGGAATCTATCTGCCCACTTGAAATTAACTTCCAGAGTACTACTGAATATTAATTAACAGTAACGTCTCCACTTTGGTACTATGACTGAATAAGTAATACATCACGCGCAAGTGTTGAAAATGTTCGAGACAAAATTACCTCTTTCCACCTGGATTGTGCAATGCGGGGTGTTTTTGAAAACACTGAAATATTTTGTCACACGCTATTACACTCTCTCTAAAAAATATATTGCTGTGGCAATGATTCTCGAGATCGGGACATAGGTGGAATAATAAATAAAGACGCAACTCAAAAACATAACGTGCTTATACGTACAGTTTAAATAAGTGGCCTCGGTCAAAAGCTGCAGTATTCATTAATTGGCATTCACATTTCAGCCAGGTTCCCTTAGCAGTAAACCAAACAACCGCAGGAAAAATTCTGAAACGGACTACCAGACCTGAAAACAAATAGAAACCAAGTGGAGGCGGTGGTGGGCGTTGATATCCCCGTGGTGTGGATGCAAGGTTCAATCAACCGCACAGGGACTCTCCGCCACTGATTTGCAATGCAGAGCCGGTAAACCTTGCTCCTCATGGGGCTTCACTTCTGAAGCTTACCCACGCTACGAGCAAGGCTGGTCGGCGGCTTAGTTGACGTCAGCGTACAGGAGTCGAAGAGAAGGGGGCGGGGCTCACTTTGCAGTCGGAAAAAGAGATTCTGCCATGGAAATGAAATGTTGAGAACTGACTGCGCAAAATTGTCCTGGAACTCATCAGATATTATATTCAAAACAAAGGAGAAGGGTTTTTCCCAATAGCCTGCTACTGATCTTCCCCGGGTTAGGTATGAAGAATAAGAGAATTAGAGATGCGACCCACAACTCAATTAACCATTTTAAGGTTCACCGGCTGTAAATACATCAGCATTGCAGGTTGTTAGATGCAAGGCAATGCGCAGAATCGAATCATCCAAAGCGCCTCCAATTGAACAGAACAGAGAGCCAACACCAGATCAAACATTACAAAAGGTTGCTTCCTAAAATACTGTttatttaatccaatttacctttTGCAAAAGGCCATTTACAATAGTATGTAACCATATCAAAATAAACTAATTTTAGCAATAAATAGACTGTCGTACATTTGACAGTGGGGGAAGTGGCGTTACATATTAAATGCCTTAGTTTGATAAAGTGCAATTTTAAGATAGAGGACGGTAAGGAAACCTTTGTCTGATCAAATCTGCCTCAGTAGTTTTTAAACTATTGGCAAATAATGtctgaattaaaatgcttggtgTCAAACTCCTTATTAGAGGGAATGTTGGCAAAATACTTTGGCAATTGTCTCTAAAGTGCCCCGGGAATTCCGGAGAGGGTCCGACCCATTGTTTCGGTAGTGCGGGCGAGTAAACAAATTGTACTATTTATTGAAAATCTGTTATTTTGAATGGATTTTACTTTCATGCCAGTCCCTACATCGGGAAATATCTAGTTAACACAGGACTTCGGCAACATGGTGTATAATAGACTACAATTTGAGGTATTGATCTCCGATGTGAAAAAAATAGAGATTTTCGAAATAAATATAACGAACCTTTGAAAAGACATAATAAAGAACAAAGGTGTATTTTAACTTAAAATTGCTCTGCTGCAGAATAAGTGAATATTTCGTTCTTGGCTGCAATATATACCATATCCAGTGATCACTGTCAATCTAACACACTAACAGTAACCCATCCTACAATATGCAGTTTTTGTATTTGTTTCGAGATTAAATCTGCGGCAAAGAATTGAAGAGGAAATCAATTCACAGTTTAACTTTCGTCGGAATAAATGATAGATATAGACATACAGATCTTTGATAAATAGATAGTTAACGACATTTGGAGCGCGGGGCTCTAATTAGGTAGTTTAAAGTGCATCACATGCTGGCATTGCTTTTCACTTGAGGAACGTTGCCATTCGTTTTTCCTGAACAACGCCGAAATTGATTACTGAGACATTCCAACATTTCTGTCTTCACCAGTACCTCTTAGTCCCACATCTTAAAAAATATGTTTTCCCCTCAGTTGTTTCAGCAGTCCATATATTGTATATATACATTTCTACACATACAGTGCTTGCTTCCGCTCTGTCCAATACATTGCAGCTTTAATTTTACGTAATGAATTTACAGAAAACCGCTGGGGGCGCTAATAATGTTATTCCATTAACATTGCGAAAATATTACTCTCAAAAATACACCTTCCTCATTTCTCACATTTTAATTAAGGGATGATTTGTTTAAATAGCTCcagtaaaaaaataaaaaaatacaaataataattgTTGGAAAAATAAAATTCCACGTAACAGAAGACACTATACGTCACTGGACGACCTTGGTCTGAATGAGAAATTGGATGGAATACAACCACAACAAGCCACCCAGAGCGATTTTTGGATATCAGGGTTCCGGTATGCATAAATTATAGGATTAATGACTGAATTACAGGTGGCTGGTAAAACCGTGACATAGGTGTAGATCAATGGATAAGTGGAGTCTGCAACCAGACAGTAGATCGCGAAGGGGATCCAACAAGCGGCGAAGGTCCCCAGGATGATAGATAAAGTGGAGATTCCTTTCCTGGTCGAGGTGTTGGAGGTCGCCACAAAATGGTACTGCACGGCGATTTGCTGCGCGTGCCTGAAGGCTATTTTGCAGATTTGAACGTACAGTTGCAACATCAAAGCGAATATGAGCAAAAAGGAGACGGAAAGGACTGCGGCATTGTTTTTGGTGATGGGTTTGATCACACTACAGGTGGTCTCGTCTTCCAGGCAGTTCCAGCCCGCGACTGGCAGGGAGCCCAGGCTCAGGCAGGTGACCCACACAACCAGGAGCATCAAGTAGGTGAAAGTCATGGTTCTCTCGGTGTGGTATGTCAGGGCGTTATACAGTGACAGGTAACGGTCTATGGTGATGGCAAGCAGGTTGCAGACCGAAGCCGAAAAGGAAGCAATCAGGAGCGCGGCCGAGACTAGTTTCGCGGCTTCGAAGTTTAGCAAGTAAAGGAAGATAAAATTGAGGATCAAGCCCAGTCCTCCGAGGAGGTCAGCCAGGGCTAAACTTCCAATCAGGATAAACATCGGAGCTCTGAGAGTCGGCGAATAGAAGATGACAGCCACCACGATGGCGTTCTCGCAAGAGATCACAGTGCCCACCACACAAAGGGCGATGTCCCAGGGATTGACTATTTCCTCGGGTAGATCAGAGGTGGTGACTGAGGAGTTGCTACTGGCGGAGGAGAGCCAACTGAAGGACTGCTTTGAGCTATTCCTGGGCTGATCATTCATAACTGGAGGCATGGATATCATGATCTGAGGAGGGCGAAGGACACAATAAAACATACAGTTCAGAAACAAAAATGACAAAGCGTTCAGATACCCCGCTCACAAATAATCGAGCCAATGATGCAGTATTAAGTAGTTAACCTGTGTCGACAGTTTCCCAGTGAAGAAACATTCTGAAATTCACTATTACATAACAGCCGGCTGTTGTCATTGGTGCGAAGTCACTTATAAATACTCACTGCAGTAGCAGTGAGGTGGGTAACCGTCAGTGTTAATTGTAAATGTGTTCAAATGTGAATGGGGAAGAGGTTTAAATAAAACTTTACGTTTTAATTAAGCAGTTGCATTAGTAGGTTCGAATCAAATAAAATAATATAGATGTTCAAATCGAGTAAGCTAAACCCAttcaccaaataaataaatagcctcTCTCATTTTATGCACCTTGTACCTTATAC
This DNA window, taken from Hypanus sabinus isolate sHypSab1 chromosome 8, sHypSab1.hap1, whole genome shotgun sequence, encodes the following:
- the LOC132397714 gene encoding G-protein coupled receptor 12-like, which encodes MISMPPVMNDQPRNSSKQSFSWLSSASSNSSVTTSDLPEEIVNPWDIALCVVGTVISCENAIVVAVIFYSPTLRAPMFILIGSLALADLLGGLGLILNFIFLYLLNFEAAKLVSAALLIASFSASVCNLLAITIDRYLSLYNALTYHTERTMTFTYLMLLVVWVTCLSLGSLPVAGWNCLEDETTCSVIKPITKNNAAVLSVSFLLIFALMLQLYVQICKIAFRHAQQIAVQYHFVATSNTSTRKGISTLSIILGTFAACWIPFAIYCLVADSTYPLIYTYVTVLPATCNSVINPIIYAYRNPDIQKSLWVACCGCIPSNFSFRPRSSSDV